Proteins from one Faecalibacterium sp. I3-3-33 genomic window:
- a CDS encoding glycerophosphodiester phosphodiesterase family protein — translation MKRFSAKLRQQEQIYRSLHDAARSLLSPKGRVFLLFLLFYKVLTNLLLVPALQLIWALTLRFAPIRYLNNKTASHIFASPAIIGCIAVLAVLAAFWSLYEIATMLQLLTRIRHGEPLRARVVFRDAFCSLVRVFLPQNLPLLLYGVALIPLTDFFLAANHLTQFAVPEYLWGLLKAHATNRFLFTLAVLCVLALLLDGLVVLPKFLLERKSFGCAFVESLHILRSRAGQLLALALRWMLTAAARTGLMLLCGAALFYCVILGVGFASTAALLALSRAALLIELPFLCLLMDCTMTAAQSTLTDALYEVIRQSDTAQPIVSGVLPALHREQTVLAGMMACAALVTCGVAAVYLLFPQTQPLQSVLGLADPVITYHRGYSSRAPENTMAAFEAALEDGSPRIELDVQMTSDGVAVVTHDTSLRRCTGYNANIYDLTYAQVQQLDAGRWFHRQFTGIYIPTLEEILALCKGKAELNIEIKPSTFTPTLESETVRLIHAYDYGADCVVTSQSYETLCKVKELDPDITTGYILALGVGTYYDLPAADFFSVESTFITAGMVQQIHLRGKTISAWTINRQQDAEKLLQLGVDDLITDKPEIIAPLLARDKALDNRLLWLRDQIQELFAAPDAEETMDVEETIEDAIEDPKEVLDEA, via the coding sequence TTGAAGCGATTCTCTGCCAAGCTCCGGCAGCAGGAGCAGATCTACCGTTCCCTACACGATGCTGCCCGTTCCCTGCTTTCGCCAAAGGGGCGGGTATTTCTGCTTTTTCTGTTGTTTTATAAGGTACTGACAAACCTCCTGCTCGTACCGGCGTTGCAGCTGATCTGGGCGCTGACGCTGCGGTTCGCGCCCATCCGCTACCTCAACAACAAGACCGCATCCCACATCTTTGCCTCCCCTGCCATTATCGGGTGCATTGCTGTGCTGGCGGTACTGGCAGCCTTCTGGAGCCTGTATGAAATCGCCACGATGCTGCAGCTGCTGACACGGATACGGCACGGGGAACCGCTGCGGGCAAGGGTGGTGTTCCGGGACGCCTTTTGCAGCCTTGTGCGGGTGTTTCTGCCGCAGAACCTCCCGCTGCTGCTGTATGGCGTTGCCCTGATCCCGCTGACGGACTTTTTTCTGGCGGCAAACCATCTGACCCAGTTTGCCGTGCCGGAATATCTCTGGGGGCTGCTGAAAGCGCATGCTACCAATCGTTTTCTATTTACTCTTGCGGTGCTTTGTGTGCTGGCGCTGCTGCTGGACGGGCTTGTGGTGCTGCCAAAATTCCTGTTGGAACGCAAAAGCTTTGGCTGTGCGTTTGTAGAGAGCCTGCACATTTTGCGCAGCCGCGCCGGGCAGCTGCTTGCACTGGCACTGCGCTGGATGCTGACCGCAGCTGCGCGCACCGGGCTGATGCTGCTGTGCGGAGCAGCGCTGTTCTATTGTGTCATCCTTGGTGTCGGCTTTGCCAGCACTGCTGCCCTGCTGGCGCTTTCCCGTGCGGCGCTGCTGATCGAGCTACCGTTCCTTTGCCTGCTCATGGACTGTACCATGACGGCAGCGCAGAGCACGCTTACGGACGCACTGTATGAAGTGATCCGACAGTCCGATACAGCGCAGCCGATTGTTTCCGGTGTGCTCCCTGCCCTGCACCGTGAGCAGACGGTACTGGCCGGGATGATGGCCTGCGCCGCACTGGTCACCTGCGGCGTGGCAGCGGTATATCTGCTGTTCCCGCAAACGCAGCCGCTGCAAAGCGTTCTGGGCCTTGCCGACCCGGTGATCACCTACCACCGGGGCTACTCTTCCCGTGCACCGGAAAATACCATGGCTGCCTTCGAGGCCGCGCTGGAAGATGGCAGTCCCCGCATTGAGCTGGACGTGCAGATGACCTCTGATGGCGTAGCCGTGGTGACCCACGACACCAGCCTGCGCCGGTGCACCGGCTACAACGCCAACATCTACGACCTGACCTATGCACAGGTGCAGCAGCTGGATGCCGGACGCTGGTTCCATCGGCAGTTTACAGGCATTTATATTCCAACGCTGGAAGAGATTCTGGCACTGTGCAAGGGTAAGGCAGAGCTGAACATTGAGATCAAGCCCAGCACCTTTACGCCAACATTGGAGTCTGAAACGGTGCGTCTGATCCACGCATACGATTACGGTGCAGACTGCGTGGTCACCTCCCAGAGCTACGAGACCCTGTGCAAGGTGAAGGAACTGGACCCAGACATTACTACCGGGTATATTCTTGCGCTGGGCGTGGGCACATACTATGACCTGCCCGCCGCAGACTTTTTCAGTGTGGAATCGACCTTTATCACCGCCGGTATGGTGCAGCAGATCCATCTGCGCGGCAAGACCATCTCCGCATGGACCATCAACCGTCAGCAGGATGCCGAAAAGCTGCTGCAGCTGGGCGTGGATGACCTGATCACTGACAAGCCCGAGATCATTGCACCGCTGCTGGCACGGGACAAGGCACTGGATAACCGTCTGCTCTGGCTGCGGGATCAGATCCAGGAACTGTTCGCTGCACCGGACGCTGAAGAAACGATGGATGTAGAGGAGACGATCGAGGACGCCATTGAGGATCCCAAAGAAGTTTTGGACGAAGCATAA
- a CDS encoding DDE transposase family protein yields MRSIPEQRIAEFQEQDYQLYFGISKLEFDRMLQALHEAYRQEHKRKTRFTKISMMDKLILTLIYRYEYRTMESIAKEYEVSLDTIADNIHWVERTLLNADILQTSVTCVYKTN; encoded by the coding sequence ATGCGAAGCATCCCGGAGCAGCGCATTGCTGAGTTTCAGGAGCAGGACTATCAACTGTATTTTGGCATTTCGAAGCTGGAATTTGACCGGATGCTCCAGGCCCTGCATGAGGCTTACCGTCAGGAGCACAAGCGCAAGACCCGCTTTACCAAGATCTCTATGATGGATAAACTCATCCTGACCTTGATCTATCGCTACGAGTACCGCACGATGGAAAGCATTGCCAAGGAGTACGAGGTCTCTCTGGATACCATTGCTGACAACATCCATTGGGTGGAGCGCACGCTGCTTAACGCGGATATCCTGCAAACCAGTGTGACCTGCGTTTATAAGACGAACTGA
- the gmk gene encoding guanylate kinase encodes MANDKFLFVVSGAAGTGKDSVVKALREAHPEIEKTVSATTRAPRPGEQEGVDYYYRTREQFQQLLESDQVVEHNFYNGNYYGTLKSEVEKRLEAGKVVVLVIDVHGAANIRRMFPGATTVFLLPPSVEELEHRLRGRGTETEESIQERLATARQELAEQDKFTVKLVNNQIEPCAAELYQVICQRAGLQG; translated from the coding sequence ATGGCGAATGATAAATTTCTGTTTGTAGTTTCCGGCGCAGCCGGTACCGGCAAGGACAGCGTGGTCAAGGCACTGCGCGAGGCACACCCCGAGATCGAAAAGACCGTCTCTGCCACCACCCGCGCCCCGCGCCCCGGCGAGCAGGAGGGTGTGGATTACTACTACCGCACCCGTGAGCAGTTCCAGCAGCTGCTGGAGAGCGATCAGGTGGTGGAGCACAACTTCTATAATGGCAATTACTACGGCACCCTGAAGTCCGAGGTGGAAAAGCGGCTGGAGGCCGGTAAGGTGGTCGTGCTGGTCATTGACGTGCACGGTGCTGCCAATATCCGCCGGATGTTCCCGGGCGCTACCACCGTATTCCTGCTGCCGCCCTCTGTGGAGGAGCTGGAGCATCGCCTACGCGGCCGCGGAACCGAGACCGAGGAAAGTATTCAGGAACGTCTCGCCACCGCCCGGCAGGAGCTGGCCGAGCAGGATAAGTTTACCGTAAAGCTGGTCAATAATCAGATCGAGCCTTGCGCAGCAGAGCTGTATCAGGTCATCTGCCAGCGTGCCGGGCTGCAGGGCTGA
- a CDS encoding oxaloacetate decarboxylase subunit alpha codes for MAKKPIKVTEVVLRDAHQSLLATRMTMDEMRPILPEMDKINYFSVECWGGATFDSCIRFLDEDPWERLRILRKELPHQKLQMLFRGQNMLGYRPYADDAVEYFVQKSVANGIDVIRIFDALNDPRNLQTAIKSANKEGAHVQGCISYTLSPVHNNEYFAAYAKTLEEMGANSICIKDMAGLLTPYTCYDLVKKLKETVSIPVDIHSHYTAGLASMSILKGIEAGADIIDTAMSPLSLGTSHMPTESLVAALQGTDYDTGLDLKQLNVVRAYFAKLREKYIANGQISPKSLGVDANTLLYQVPGGMFSNMLKQLKDAGKEDKLDEVLAEIPRVREDAGYPPLVTPTSQIVGTQAVFNVILGERYKMVTKEFKGLVHGDYGKTPAPIKPEFTKKILGDEQPITCRFADTLAPEMDKLKAEAAKWATQEEDVLTYAMFPQVAPKFFDKRNAKKQGVDGDHVDYTNQSHPV; via the coding sequence ATGGCAAAAAAGCCGATCAAGGTGACCGAGGTCGTCCTGCGTGATGCGCACCAGTCTTTGCTGGCTACCCGTATGACCATGGACGAGATGCGCCCCATCCTGCCCGAAATGGACAAGATCAACTACTTCTCCGTGGAGTGCTGGGGCGGCGCTACGTTCGACAGCTGCATCCGCTTCCTGGACGAGGATCCTTGGGAGCGTCTGCGCATCCTGCGCAAGGAGCTGCCGCACCAGAAGCTGCAGATGCTGTTCCGCGGCCAGAACATGCTGGGCTACCGTCCCTACGCAGATGACGCGGTGGAGTACTTTGTACAGAAGTCCGTTGCCAACGGCATCGACGTCATCCGCATCTTCGACGCTCTGAACGACCCCCGCAATTTGCAGACTGCAATCAAGTCTGCCAACAAGGAGGGCGCTCATGTACAGGGCTGTATCAGCTACACCCTGAGCCCCGTGCACAACAACGAGTATTTTGCAGCCTACGCCAAGACTTTGGAGGAGATGGGCGCAAACTCCATCTGCATCAAGGATATGGCCGGTCTGCTCACCCCCTATACCTGCTATGATCTGGTCAAGAAGCTGAAGGAGACCGTCAGCATCCCTGTGGATATCCACAGCCACTACACTGCTGGTCTGGCTTCCATGTCCATCCTCAAGGGCATCGAGGCAGGAGCCGACATCATTGATACCGCCATGAGCCCCCTGAGCCTTGGCACCAGCCACATGCCCACCGAGAGCTTGGTGGCTGCCCTGCAGGGCACCGACTACGACACTGGTCTGGATCTGAAGCAGCTGAATGTCGTGCGCGCTTACTTTGCAAAGCTGCGCGAAAAGTACATCGCCAACGGCCAGATCAGCCCCAAGAGTCTGGGCGTGGATGCCAACACTTTGCTGTATCAGGTGCCGGGCGGCATGTTCTCCAATATGCTCAAGCAGCTGAAGGATGCTGGCAAGGAAGATAAGCTGGACGAAGTGCTGGCCGAGATCCCCCGCGTCCGTGAGGATGCAGGCTATCCGCCGCTGGTCACCCCCACCAGCCAGATCGTTGGCACGCAGGCTGTGTTCAACGTGATCCTGGGTGAGCGCTACAAGATGGTCACCAAGGAGTTCAAGGGTCTGGTCCACGGCGACTACGGCAAGACTCCCGCTCCTATCAAGCCTGAGTTCACCAAGAAGATCCTTGGCGACGAGCAGCCCATTACCTGCCGCTTTGCCGACACGCTGGCTCCCGAGATGGACAAGCTGAAGGCCGAGGCTGCTAAGTGGGCAACGCAGGAAGAGGACGTGCTGACCTACGCCATGTTCCCGCAGGTCGCTCCCAAGTTCTTCGATAAGCGCAATGCTAAAAAGCAGGGCGTGGACGGCGATCATGTGGACTACACCAACCAGTCTCATCCTGTCTGA
- the rpsB gene encoding 30S ribosomal protein S2 produces MAVVSMKQLLEAGVHFGHQTRRWNPKMAKYIFTERNGIYIIDLQKTVKKLDEAYNYVKEVAAEGGDILFVGTKKQAQESIRDEALRCGMHYVNARWLGGMMTNFRTIRKRIDRMDQLAKMKENGTFELLPKKEVAKLELEMEKLDKYLGGVKNMKTLPKAMFIVDPHKERIAVAEARKLNIPIVAIVDTNCNPDEIDYVIPGNDDAIRAVKLIAGAMADAVLEGKQGNQEAAPAEDAANA; encoded by the coding sequence ATGGCAGTCGTTTCTATGAAGCAGCTTCTCGAGGCAGGTGTGCACTTCGGTCACCAGACCCGCCGCTGGAACCCCAAGATGGCTAAGTACATCTTCACCGAGCGCAATGGTATCTATATCATTGACCTGCAGAAGACCGTGAAGAAGCTGGACGAGGCTTACAACTACGTGAAGGAAGTTGCAGCTGAGGGCGGCGACATCCTGTTCGTCGGCACCAAGAAGCAGGCTCAGGAGTCCATCCGTGACGAGGCTCTGCGCTGCGGCATGCACTACGTCAACGCTCGTTGGCTGGGCGGCATGATGACCAACTTCCGCACCATCCGTAAGCGTATCGACCGTATGGATCAGCTGGCTAAGATGAAGGAGAACGGCACCTTCGAGCTGCTGCCCAAGAAGGAAGTTGCTAAGCTGGAGCTGGAGATGGAGAAGCTGGACAAGTACCTGGGCGGTGTCAAGAACATGAAGACCCTGCCGAAGGCTATGTTCATCGTCGATCCTCACAAGGAGCGCATCGCTGTTGCTGAGGCCCGCAAGCTGAACATCCCCATCGTTGCTATCGTTGATACCAACTGCAACCCCGATGAGATCGACTACGTGATCCCCGGCAACGACGACGCTATCCGCGCTGTCAAGCTGATCGCCGGCGCTATGGCTGACGCTGTGCTGGAAGGCAAGCAGGGCAACCAGGAAGCCGCTCCCGCCGAGGACGCAGCAAACGCCTGA
- a CDS encoding YicC/YloC family endoribonuclease, whose amino-acid sequence MILSMTGFGRGTAVLNGREITVELRSVNSRYFEYSSRIPRTCSSLDSRLKKQLNQRISRGKVELSMTVQNVDAADTVVAVNMELARSYQQAMRDLSEQLGVKNDVSTAVLTRFPDVLTTRHADVDEEQLWQDVSAVTAQALDRFVEMRAAEGAKMKADVESRLVFLEECVGKVEALSAGRVENYTNRLYEKLKVILQDRDIDDARVLTEAAIFGDKTAVDEETVRLRSHIAQYRDILQLDEPVGRKLDFLTQELNRETNTIGSKCQDLDITRIVVDMKAEIEKIREQIQNLE is encoded by the coding sequence ATGATCTTAAGCATGACCGGTTTCGGCAGAGGGACTGCCGTGCTCAATGGCCGCGAGATCACTGTGGAGCTGCGCAGCGTGAACTCCCGCTATTTCGAGTATTCCTCCCGCATCCCACGCACCTGCAGTTCTCTGGACAGCCGCCTGAAAAAACAGCTCAACCAGCGGATCTCCCGCGGCAAGGTGGAGCTTAGCATGACCGTGCAGAACGTGGACGCAGCAGATACCGTGGTCGCCGTCAATATGGAGCTTGCCCGCAGTTATCAGCAGGCCATGCGGGACTTGTCCGAGCAGCTTGGGGTCAAAAATGATGTGTCCACCGCCGTTCTGACCCGCTTCCCGGATGTGTTGACCACCCGCCACGCCGATGTGGACGAGGAGCAGCTGTGGCAGGATGTGTCTGCCGTCACCGCGCAGGCGCTGGATCGTTTTGTGGAGATGCGCGCCGCCGAGGGTGCCAAGATGAAGGCCGATGTGGAAAGCCGCCTTGTGTTTCTGGAAGAGTGTGTCGGCAAGGTGGAAGCTTTGAGCGCAGGCCGAGTAGAGAACTACACCAACCGCCTGTACGAAAAGCTCAAGGTCATCCTGCAGGATCGTGACATTGATGATGCCCGTGTGCTGACCGAGGCCGCCATCTTTGGCGATAAGACCGCCGTGGATGAGGAGACTGTCCGTCTGCGCAGCCACATCGCACAGTACCGCGATATCCTGCAGCTGGACGAGCCCGTGGGCCGTAAGCTGGATTTCCTGACGCAGGAGTTGAACCGCGAGACCAATACCATTGGCTCAAAGTGTCAGGATCTGGACATCACCCGCATCGTGGTGGATATGAAAGCGGAGATCGAAAAGATCCGTGAGCAGATCCAGAATCTGGAATAA
- a CDS encoding carboxyl transferase domain-containing protein, which yields MASKINKGEILAKFFDDGEYTALFADGAVSAACGYAAGQQAYAVYQNGEAVTVKDVEKNIKVLEMAAQTGCPVVTFYNSVGAKLAEGLDVLTASAKLNAQIAKVSGVVPQVAVVLGVCGGTSALSAANADVCIMTEGAELFFTAPFTSAAKGDKVADAGSAAAAAKAGVASIVAADAAEAAEKAAHIVGLLPANNLTGPAIFEFEQPTAVLAAGAEPAKAAAAVIDKDSAVELYAGFGKSVYTAFATIGGNAVGVVATGKQLCHNCVAKASRFVRLCDAFSVPVVTIVDTEGFVPSVTDDVAGGIREAARLAATYADATTAKVAVLAGKAVGPVYTTLAAADLRIAVTGCTVSALEPSAAVSVLYKDEIDASDNIIAATKAKTAAYTAEVCSAASAVAAGAADMSCDAANVRASVVAALELLSTKRAARLPKKHGNMAL from the coding sequence ATGGCTTCAAAGATCAATAAGGGAGAAATCCTCGCCAAGTTCTTCGATGACGGGGAATACACTGCGCTGTTTGCTGATGGTGCAGTGAGCGCTGCCTGCGGCTATGCTGCAGGTCAGCAGGCTTACGCTGTTTATCAGAACGGCGAGGCTGTCACCGTAAAGGATGTTGAAAAGAACATCAAGGTTCTGGAAATGGCTGCACAGACCGGCTGCCCGGTGGTCACCTTCTATAACTCGGTAGGTGCAAAGCTGGCCGAGGGTCTAGATGTGCTGACTGCCAGTGCAAAGCTGAATGCACAGATCGCAAAGGTCTCCGGCGTTGTTCCGCAGGTGGCCGTTGTTCTGGGTGTCTGCGGCGGCACCAGCGCTCTGAGCGCTGCCAACGCAGACGTCTGCATCATGACCGAGGGCGCAGAGCTGTTCTTCACCGCTCCGTTCACCTCCGCTGCCAAGGGCGATAAGGTCGCCGATGCAGGCAGCGCCGCTGCTGCCGCCAAGGCAGGCGTGGCTTCCATCGTGGCAGCCGATGCCGCAGAGGCTGCTGAAAAGGCTGCTCACATCGTGGGTCTGCTGCCCGCCAACAACCTGACCGGCCCGGCTATCTTCGAGTTCGAGCAGCCCACCGCTGTTCTGGCTGCCGGTGCCGAGCCCGCAAAGGCTGCTGCCGCTGTGATCGATAAGGACAGCGCCGTGGAGCTGTACGCAGGCTTTGGCAAGTCTGTCTACACCGCATTTGCAACCATCGGCGGCAACGCTGTGGGCGTTGTGGCAACCGGCAAGCAGCTGTGCCACAACTGCGTAGCCAAGGCTTCCCGCTTTGTGCGCCTGTGCGATGCCTTCAGTGTACCTGTGGTCACCATCGTGGATACTGAGGGCTTTGTGCCCAGCGTCACCGATGACGTGGCTGGCGGCATCCGCGAGGCTGCCCGTCTGGCTGCTACCTACGCCGATGCTACCACCGCAAAGGTGGCAGTGCTGGCCGGTAAGGCTGTGGGCCCTGTGTACACCACTTTGGCTGCTGCCGACCTGCGCATTGCTGTGACCGGCTGCACCGTCAGCGCACTGGAGCCCAGCGCCGCTGTCAGCGTGCTGTACAAGGATGAGATCGATGCTTCCGACAACATCATTGCTGCCACCAAGGCAAAGACTGCTGCTTACACCGCTGAGGTGTGCAGCGCTGCCAGCGCAGTGGCTGCCGGTGCTGCCGATATGAGCTGCGATGCCGCCAATGTGCGCGCCAGCGTTGTGGCTGCACTGGAGCTGCTGAGCACCAAGCGCGCCGCTCGCCTGCCCAAGAAGCACGGCAATATGGCCCTGTAA
- a CDS encoding DUF370 domain-containing protein, producing the protein MKLINIGFGNMVSAGRVVAVVSPDSAPVKRLVKEARERGMLIDASYGRSTRAVLIMDSDHVVLSALQPETVASRAAGQEGRTSMEEEASHGE; encoded by the coding sequence ATGAAACTCATCAACATCGGCTTTGGCAATATGGTCAGTGCGGGGCGCGTGGTGGCAGTCGTCAGCCCGGACTCTGCACCGGTCAAGCGTCTGGTGAAGGAAGCGCGGGAGCGCGGAATGCTGATCGATGCCTCTTACGGCCGCAGCACCCGGGCAGTGCTCATCATGGACTCCGATCATGTCGTGCTGTCCGCTCTTCAGCCCGAAACGGTGGCAAGCCGCGCCGCAGGGCAGGAGGGCAGAACATCAATGGAGGAAGAAGCATCTCATGGCGAATGA
- a CDS encoding biotin/lipoyl-containing protein has product MKYYNITVNGVAYSVSVEETAAGAAPVAAPVAAPAAPKAAPAPAAAPKAAAGAAGAVAVKAPMPGNILDVKVAAGASVKAGDVLVILEAMKMENEIVAPQDGTVASINVNKGDTVNSGDVLVSMN; this is encoded by the coding sequence ATGAAGTACTACAATATTACTGTCAATGGTGTTGCTTACAGCGTTTCCGTTGAGGAAACCGCCGCAGGCGCTGCTCCTGTTGCTGCTCCCGTTGCAGCACCCGCCGCACCCAAGGCCGCTCCCGCACCCGCAGCTGCTCCCAAGGCAGCCGCTGGTGCCGCCGGTGCTGTTGCCGTTAAGGCTCCCATGCCCGGCAACATTCTGGATGTCAAGGTCGCTGCCGGTGCTTCTGTCAAGGCCGGCGACGTGCTGGTCATCCTCGAGGCCATGAAGATGGAGAACGAAATCGTTGCTCCGCAGGATGGCACCGTGGCTTCCATCAACGTGAACAAGGGCGATACCGTCAACTCCGGTGACGTTCTGGTTTCCATGAACTAA
- the tsf gene encoding translation elongation factor Ts: MAISAKDVMELRKQTDCGMMECKKALTEADGNFEKAIEILRERGLATAAKKASRVAAEGMVYADYCPACKVGVVIEVNAETDFVAKNDKFVDFVKEATKVIMKQNPADVEALMACKTESGETVDEALKNLILVIKENIKVRRFTRYEGVCSAYVHGGGTHGILVNFETTNDIDAKDEFVAYGKDIAMQVAAANPGYVDEASVPAEVVAKEKEIMLAQMAQDPKTANKPEAVKEKMIEGKIKKFFKENCLVDQEFVKDGDLTVAQYTAKVAKDLGGEIKIVKFARFVKGEGLEKRADDFASEVASMVK, from the coding sequence ATGGCTATTTCTGCAAAGGACGTTATGGAACTGCGCAAGCAGACCGACTGCGGCATGATGGAGTGCAAGAAGGCTCTGACCGAGGCTGACGGCAACTTCGAGAAGGCAATCGAGATCCTGCGCGAGCGTGGTCTGGCTACCGCCGCCAAGAAGGCAAGCCGCGTTGCTGCCGAGGGTATGGTCTACGCTGACTACTGCCCCGCTTGCAAGGTCGGTGTTGTCATCGAGGTCAACGCTGAGACCGACTTCGTTGCCAAGAACGACAAGTTCGTTGACTTCGTCAAGGAGGCCACCAAGGTCATCATGAAGCAGAACCCCGCTGATGTCGAGGCTCTGATGGCATGCAAGACCGAGTCTGGCGAGACCGTTGACGAGGCTCTGAAGAACCTGATCCTGGTCATCAAGGAGAACATCAAGGTTCGCCGCTTCACCCGTTACGAGGGCGTCTGCTCTGCATACGTCCACGGCGGCGGCACCCACGGCATTCTGGTCAACTTCGAGACCACCAACGACATCGACGCTAAGGACGAGTTCGTTGCTTACGGCAAGGACATCGCTATGCAGGTCGCTGCTGCGAACCCCGGCTACGTCGACGAGGCTTCTGTCCCCGCCGAGGTCGTGGCTAAGGAGAAGGAGATCATGCTGGCTCAGATGGCTCAGGATCCCAAGACCGCTAACAAGCCTGAGGCTGTGAAGGAGAAGATGATCGAGGGCAAGATCAAGAAGTTCTTCAAGGAGAACTGCCTGGTCGATCAGGAGTTCGTCAAGGACGGCGACCTGACCGTTGCTCAGTACACCGCTAAGGTCGCTAAGGATCTGGGCGGCGAGATCAAGATCGTCAAGTTCGCCCGCTTTGTCAAGGGCGAGGGTCTGGAGAAGCGTGCTGACGACTTCGCATCTGAAGTTGCAAGCATGGTGAAGTAA